The following coding sequences are from one Lolium rigidum isolate FL_2022 chromosome 6, APGP_CSIRO_Lrig_0.1, whole genome shotgun sequence window:
- the LOC124666855 gene encoding L-2-hydroxyglutarate dehydrogenase, mitochondrial, with amino-acid sequence MLLLRRFSAACRRRGLAQFTAAAPREAADAVVVGAGAVGLAVARALAMAGREVLVVESASSFGTGTSSRNSEVIHAGIYYPPRSLKASLCVRGKEMLYKYCAEREIPHKRLGKLIVATGAAETAKLDMLLESAKGNGVDDLQMMEGSQAMEMEPELRCLKALLSPSTGIVDSHSFMFSLLADAENLGATISYNTAVTSGHVGDEGIELHISESKELENHSVGSPVPPQIVLLPKLLINSAGLSAVPLAKKLHGLDQAFVPPAYYARGCYFTLSQTKSPFSHLIYPLPEDGGIGVHVTLDLNGLVRFGPDVEWLDGGMDDISCFLNRFDYSVNPTRCSGFYSVIRKYFPNLKDGSLEPGYSGIRPKLSGPGQRPSDFVIQGEDVHGIPGLVHLFGIESPGLTSSLAIAEYIVSRYNST; translated from the exons ATGCTTCTGCTGCGGCGCTTTTCGGCGGCCTGCCGCCGGCGAGGTCTCGCCCAATTCACCGCCGCAGCCCCCCGCGAGGCCGCGGATGCGGTCGTGGTGGGGGCCGGCGCGGTCGGTCTCGCTGTGGCGCGCGCGCTGGCCATGGCCGGGCGCGAGGTGCTGGTTGTCGAGTCAGCATCTAGTTTCGGCACCGGAACCAGCTCCCGCAACAGCGAGGTCATCCACGCCGGCATCTACTACCCTCCCCGCAGCCTTAAG GCTAGTCTTTGTGTAAGAGGAAAGGAAATGCTCTACAAGTACTGTGCAGAACGAGAAATCCCCCATAAACGGCTCGGCAAACTTATTGTTGCTACTGGTGCTGCAGAGACTGCAAAGCTGGACATGCTCCTCGAGAGCGCTAAGGGCAATGGGGTGGATGATCTTCAGATGATGGAGGGCTCTCAGGCTATGGAGATGGAACCTGAACTCCGTTGTCTGAAAGCTTTACTATCACCTAGTACTGGGATCGTTGACTCCCATTCATTCATGTTCTCCCTTTTG GCTGATGCTGAAAACTTAGGAGCAACGATATCATATAATACAGCAGTTACCAGTGGGCATGTTGGAGATGAAGGGATCGAGCTTCATATTTCTGAAAGCAAAGAGCTGGAGAACCATTCTGTAGGATCTCCTGTACCACCACAGATTGTTTTGCTTCCGAAACTTCTGATAAACTCAGCAGGTTTGAGTGCAGTTCCACTTGCCAAAAAATTGCATGGCCTTGATCAAGCATTTGTGCCCCCTGCTTATTATGCCCGTGGATGCTACTTCACCCTCTCGCAAACCAAGAGTCCTTTCAGCCACTTAATATACCCTCTACCAGAGGATGGTGGCATAGGGGTCCATGTCACACTAGACTTGAATGGCCTTGTTAGATTTGGACCAGATGTTGAATGGTTAGATGGTGGAATGGACGACATCTCATGTTTCCTGAATAG GTTTGATTACTCGGTAAACCCCACCCGATGTTCTGGATTTTACTCTGTGATAAGGAAGTATTTTCCAAATCTCAAGGATGGATCTTTGGAGCCTGGTTATTCGGGGATCCGACCAAAGCTTTCTGGCCCTGGACAGCGTCCTTCAGATTTTGTTATTCAG GGGGAGGATGTCCACGGTATTCCTGGGTTGGTTCACTTGTTTGGAATAGAATCCCCTGGTTTGACGTCAAGCTTGGCCATTGCAGAATACATTGTTTCAAGGTATAACAGCACTTGA
- the LOC124666856 gene encoding probable U3 small nucleolar RNA-associated protein 11 has protein sequence MSSLRNAISRRAHKERAQPDARKKFGLLEKKKDYVIRAKAFHQREDLIRNLREKASNRNPDEFNFKMVNSMTVDGVHRPKPETNKYTEEELMLLKHKDMGYILQAIQSEKKKIERLSSTLHELDNKRANKHVYFAEDREEAKEIQSRVESSSAPDFGNIPSRIKRKTASSYKELEGRKLRAQKLEKLYADMALQKELKKPGRKRKLREEEIENPTSQPVYKWHAQRKR, from the exons ATGTCGTCGCTGCGGAACGCCATCTCGAGGCGGGCTCACAAGGAGCGCGCGCAGCC GGACGCGAGGAAGAAGTTTGGGCTTCTAGAGAAGAAAAAGGACTATGTTATCCGCGCCAAGGCCTTCCACCAGAGGGAGGATCTCATCAGG aatctaagggAGAAGGCGTCAAACAGGAACCCAGATGAGTTCAATTTCAAGATGGTCAACAGTATGACCGTGGATGGAGTCCATAGGCCCAA GCCTGAAACAAATAAGTACACTGAAGAAGAACTTATGCTGTTGAAACATAAAGACATGGGATACATCCTTCAGGCCATTCAGAGTGAAAAGAAG AAAATTGAACGATTAAGCTCAACGCTTCATGAACTGGATAACAAGCGTGCAAACAAGCATGTATACTTTGCGGAAGACAG AGAAGAAGCCAAAGAAATACAATCTAGGGTAGAAAGCAGCAGCGCACCTGATTTTGGCAACATCCCTTCTCGTATAAAGAG GAAAACAGCTTCCTCCTACAAGGAGTTAGAAGGCAGGAAACTAAGGGCTCAAAAGCTTGAGAAATTGTACGCAGACATGGCCTTGCAAAAAGAACTAAAG AAACCTGGACGCAAGCGGAAACTCCGTGAAGAGGAGATTGAAAATCCAACATCGCAGCCTGTTTATAAGTGGCATGCACAAAGGAAGCGGTGA